In a genomic window of Myxococcales bacterium:
- a CDS encoding slipin family protein — protein MKHVTIPITQRAILTKHGVPLRPLAPGKHSFWTSAYDVLRFERAELVFDAAPEVRAVMPVGWYAEAAVGPRQRGVLWKNDRPVKFLRPGLHRYWIGDAAVELRAYEIDQPMPELTEELRALIPANELVDVTVLHHQRGLKYVSGRFVEQLGPGRYLFWNPPDAKVAIAALDTRLQLLAVPAQELMTKDKVTLRLTLTLEYAPTDLPVAIHAVADLKDALYLEVQLAARDYVGATTLDELLEGREAMTRYLESRVVPRAKDVGVAVHRVGVKDVVLPGEMKTLLNRVIEAEKEAAANVITRREEAAATRSMANTARVFAEQPLLLELKRLETLKEVAGKVGAIKLVMGAEGVTGLLGDGKRP, from the coding sequence ATGAAGCACGTCACGATCCCGATCACCCAGCGCGCCATCCTCACCAAGCACGGCGTGCCCCTGCGTCCGCTCGCGCCCGGCAAGCACAGCTTCTGGACCAGCGCCTACGACGTCCTGCGCTTCGAGCGCGCCGAGCTGGTGTTCGACGCCGCGCCCGAGGTCCGCGCGGTCATGCCGGTCGGCTGGTACGCCGAGGCCGCGGTCGGGCCGCGTCAGCGCGGCGTCCTGTGGAAGAACGACCGCCCGGTGAAGTTCCTGCGGCCGGGCCTGCACCGCTACTGGATCGGCGACGCCGCGGTCGAGCTGCGCGCGTACGAGATCGACCAGCCGATGCCCGAGCTCACCGAGGAGCTGCGCGCGCTCATCCCGGCCAACGAGCTGGTCGACGTCACCGTGCTGCACCACCAGCGCGGCCTCAAGTACGTGAGCGGCCGCTTCGTCGAGCAGCTCGGCCCCGGTCGGTACCTGTTCTGGAACCCGCCCGACGCCAAGGTCGCGATCGCGGCCCTCGACACCCGCCTGCAGCTCCTGGCGGTGCCGGCCCAGGAGCTGATGACCAAGGACAAGGTCACGCTGCGCCTGACGCTGACGCTCGAGTACGCGCCGACCGATCTGCCGGTGGCGATCCACGCGGTCGCCGACCTGAAGGACGCGCTGTACCTGGAGGTCCAGCTGGCCGCGCGCGACTACGTCGGCGCGACCACGCTCGACGAGCTGCTCGAGGGCCGCGAGGCCATGACGCGCTACCTCGAGAGCCGGGTCGTGCCGCGGGCCAAGGACGTCGGCGTCGCGGTCCACCGGGTCGGCGTCAAGGACGTGGTCCTGCCGGGCGAGATGAAGACCCTGCTCAACCGCGTCATCGAGGCCGAGAAGGAGGCCGCGGCCAACGTCATCACCCGGCGCGAGGAGGCGGCGGCGACCCGCAGCATGGCCAACACCGCGCGCGTGTTCGCGGAGCAGCCGCTGCTCCTCGAGCTCAAGCGGCTCGAGACCTTGAAGGAGGTCGCGGGCAAGGTCGGCGCGATCAAGCTGGTGATGGGCGCCGAGGGCGTGACCGGCCTGCTCGGCGACGGCAAGCGGCCGTGA
- a CDS encoding OmpA family protein has translation MSPTRFASLCLLALALAGAAACDHKERRTDNPAQTAWTSAERGMVARMSGLRDRQKILSGRISALAVPEGTEDANLTQTIADLQGALGTIDGACTAADKALEQARANAAAALASPDRIAAERQVTAGANTFAASAQAAEAVMGQIEPRVVQGEQIMKRLMAIVAAEVARLQRLAAEGGSIDFSDIDFQAGSAEFDFTHATSKATLERLARFGASCPELRFSISGHTSKEGAAAANRTLSLARADAVKGYLVAQGVAAEKIVRTAGLGSTTTLIDEPDPESPAAAAMPAAQLDLIRRRNRRVNVEVVTPCPPTPSAPPSTDAPPTPPTAERVPAAAPH, from the coding sequence GTGTCCCCGACCCGTTTCGCCTCGCTGTGCCTCCTCGCCCTCGCGCTCGCCGGCGCCGCCGCCTGCGACCACAAGGAGCGTCGAACCGACAACCCCGCGCAGACCGCGTGGACCAGCGCCGAGCGCGGCATGGTCGCGCGCATGTCGGGCCTGCGCGATCGCCAGAAGATCCTGTCCGGGCGCATCTCGGCGCTGGCCGTGCCCGAGGGCACCGAGGACGCCAACCTGACCCAGACCATCGCCGACCTCCAGGGCGCGCTCGGCACGATCGACGGCGCGTGCACCGCCGCCGACAAGGCGCTCGAGCAGGCCCGGGCCAACGCCGCCGCCGCGCTGGCGTCGCCGGATCGCATCGCCGCCGAGCGCCAGGTCACCGCCGGCGCCAACACCTTCGCGGCGAGCGCCCAGGCCGCCGAGGCGGTGATGGGCCAGATCGAGCCTCGGGTCGTCCAGGGCGAGCAGATCATGAAGCGGCTCATGGCGATCGTCGCCGCCGAGGTCGCGCGCCTGCAGCGCCTCGCCGCCGAGGGCGGCAGCATCGACTTCTCGGACATCGACTTCCAGGCCGGCTCGGCCGAGTTCGACTTCACCCACGCGACCAGCAAGGCGACGCTCGAGCGCCTGGCGAGGTTCGGCGCCAGCTGCCCCGAGCTGCGGTTCAGCATCTCGGGCCACACCTCGAAGGAGGGCGCCGCCGCCGCGAACCGTACGCTCAGCCTCGCGCGCGCCGACGCGGTCAAGGGCTACCTGGTCGCCCAGGGCGTCGCCGCCGAGAAGATCGTGCGCACCGCCGGCCTCGGCTCGACGACGACGTTGATCGACGAGCCCGACCCCGAGTCGCCGGCGGCGGCGGCCATGCCCGCGGCGCAGCTCGATCTGATCCGCCGGCGCAACCGCCGCGTGAACGTCGAGGTCGTGACGCCGTGCCCCCCGACGCCGTCCGCGCCGCCGTCGACCGACGCGCCGCCGACGCCGCCGACCGCCGAGCGCGTCCCCGCCGCCGCGCCGCACTGA
- a CDS encoding NADP-dependent oxidoreductase yields the protein MMNQQIVLASRPTGAPTVDNFAVVEQPVADLADGHVLVQHSYLSLDPYMRGRMNDGKSYAAPQPLGEVMIGGTVGEVVASRAAGFAAGDHVVGMGGWQRYFAGEPHRAMLRKVDTSRVPLRAYLGPVGMPGVTAWYGLDRIIAPTPGQTVVVSSAAGAVGGVVGQLAKRRGARAVGIAGGPAKCAYVVDELGFDACVDYKAHPDLRGLIGALKAACPDGIDGDFENVGGLILDAIMARMNPFGRIALCGMIAGYDGAPIPMAAPQLLLVSRLRIEGFIVSEHMDAWPPALAELGGAVADGTLRYRETIADGLASAPAAFVGMLKGAHVGKQLVQIG from the coding sequence ATGATGAACCAGCAGATCGTCCTCGCCTCGCGCCCGACCGGCGCCCCCACCGTCGACAACTTCGCCGTGGTCGAGCAGCCCGTGGCGGACCTCGCCGACGGCCACGTGCTGGTGCAGCACAGCTACCTGAGCCTCGACCCGTACATGCGCGGCCGGATGAACGACGGCAAGAGCTACGCCGCGCCCCAGCCGCTGGGCGAGGTGATGATCGGCGGCACGGTCGGCGAGGTCGTGGCGTCGCGCGCGGCCGGGTTCGCCGCCGGCGATCACGTCGTCGGCATGGGCGGCTGGCAGCGCTACTTCGCAGGTGAGCCGCACCGCGCGATGTTGCGCAAGGTCGACACCAGCCGCGTGCCGCTGCGCGCGTACCTGGGCCCGGTCGGCATGCCCGGCGTGACGGCGTGGTACGGCCTCGACCGGATCATCGCGCCCACGCCAGGCCAGACCGTGGTCGTCAGCTCGGCCGCCGGCGCGGTCGGCGGCGTCGTCGGGCAGCTCGCCAAGCGCCGCGGCGCCCGCGCGGTCGGCATCGCCGGCGGCCCTGCCAAGTGCGCCTACGTGGTCGACGAGCTCGGCTTCGACGCGTGCGTCGACTACAAGGCCCACCCGGACCTGCGGGGGCTGATCGGCGCGCTCAAGGCGGCGTGCCCCGACGGCATCGACGGCGACTTCGAGAACGTCGGCGGCCTGATCCTCGACGCGATCATGGCGCGGATGAACCCGTTCGGGCGGATCGCGCTGTGCGGCATGATCGCGGGCTACGACGGCGCGCCGATCCCGATGGCGGCGCCGCAGCTGCTGCTCGTGTCGCGCCTGCGCATCGAGGGCTTCATCGTCAGCGAGCACATGGACGCGTGGCCGCCGGCGCTGGCCGAGCTCGGCGGCGCGGTCGCCGACGGCACGCTGCGCTACCGCGAGACGATCGCCGACGGCCTGGCCAGCGCGCCGGCCGCGTTCGTCGGCATGCTCAAGGGCGCGCACGTCGGCAAGCAGCTGGTCCAGATCGGGTGA
- a CDS encoding rhodanese-like domain-containing protein: protein MRFASIATLVLALALPAVGCDKDPGTPPGATAPGTPTGAVDDATAAKQFIAGGATVIDVREQDEWDEGHMPTAKLYPVGSIDQHVDEIAQLAGGKDKPVVVYCKSGGRASKAKQVLEAAGFTRVINGGGFRKLASP, encoded by the coding sequence ATGCGCTTCGCCTCGATCGCCACGCTCGTGCTCGCCCTCGCGCTCCCCGCTGTTGGCTGCGACAAGGATCCCGGGACCCCGCCCGGCGCCACCGCCCCCGGGACCCCGACCGGCGCCGTCGACGACGCCACCGCCGCCAAGCAGTTCATCGCCGGCGGCGCGACGGTGATCGACGTGCGCGAGCAGGACGAGTGGGACGAGGGCCACATGCCCACGGCCAAGCTCTACCCGGTCGGCTCGATCGACCAGCACGTCGACGAGATCGCCCAGCTCGCCGGCGGCAAGGACAAGCCCGTGGTCGTCTACTGCAAGTCCGGCGGCCGCGCCAGCAAGGCCAAGCAGGTGCTCGAGGCCGCGGGCTTCACGCGCGTCATCAACGGCGGCGGCTTCCGCAAGCTCGCGTCGCCCTGA
- a CDS encoding Ig-like domain-containing protein produces MKRSITIRSVALATVISFVSVSCGPKAGSRPPTGGGSGVVTPGGQPLVQDDKPGLTMRLSDGRAGAPAADRSQLPPTQQLDDAAAKAILDRVAPVGAKPDDTQAFALRDRSQPPPRTGKTIKGTFPVPNPQAGPPPATNDAGKPLTLVRWAPEGDVPVAPQLQLTFSQPMVAVTSQDDAAAVVPVTLSPTPPGRWRWLGTKTIVFDPTVRFPQATTYTVAVAKGTKSATGNVLADAKRFTFTTPTPRVEASWPGGGPQRLDAPMFVRFDQQIDPAAVLATITVKGAGKTYATRLLTDAEIATHEVVKSLVDSTKAAEQDGRWLAFAATEPFPKDTHVEVTVGPGTPSAEGPNRTTDRQAFSFDTYPPLKIVRAECGWGECPPGAPFQIEFNNPLEVDRFDAAQVVTTPAIARAAVTANGNYVMVQGLTAGQTAYQTVVSGGVLDRFGQTLGKDAELRWKTGKAYLNFYGPSGLVVLDPARARRRSTCSRPTTTGSRSRSTRSRRRTTPRSAST; encoded by the coding sequence GTGAAACGCAGCATCACGATCCGCTCCGTCGCGCTCGCGACGGTGATCTCGTTCGTCTCGGTCTCGTGCGGCCCCAAGGCCGGGTCGCGCCCGCCCACCGGCGGCGGCTCGGGCGTCGTCACGCCCGGTGGTCAGCCCCTGGTCCAGGACGACAAGCCGGGCTTGACGATGCGGCTGTCCGATGGCCGGGCCGGGGCGCCGGCCGCCGACCGATCGCAGCTCCCGCCGACGCAGCAGCTCGATGACGCCGCGGCCAAGGCGATCCTCGATCGGGTCGCGCCGGTCGGCGCCAAGCCCGACGACACGCAGGCGTTCGCGCTGCGCGACCGGTCGCAGCCGCCGCCGCGGACCGGCAAGACGATCAAGGGCACGTTCCCGGTGCCGAACCCGCAGGCGGGGCCGCCGCCGGCGACCAACGACGCCGGCAAGCCGCTGACGCTCGTGCGGTGGGCGCCCGAGGGTGACGTGCCGGTCGCGCCGCAGCTGCAGCTCACGTTCTCGCAGCCGATGGTCGCGGTGACCTCGCAGGACGACGCGGCGGCGGTGGTGCCGGTGACGCTGTCGCCGACGCCGCCGGGGCGCTGGCGCTGGCTCGGCACGAAGACGATCGTGTTCGATCCGACGGTCCGGTTCCCGCAGGCGACGACCTACACGGTCGCGGTCGCCAAGGGCACGAAGAGCGCCACCGGCAACGTGCTGGCCGACGCCAAGCGGTTCACGTTCACGACGCCGACGCCGCGGGTCGAGGCCAGCTGGCCGGGCGGTGGGCCCCAGCGCCTCGACGCGCCGATGTTCGTGCGCTTCGATCAGCAGATCGATCCGGCCGCGGTGCTGGCGACGATCACGGTCAAGGGCGCGGGCAAGACCTACGCCACGCGGCTGCTGACCGACGCCGAGATCGCCACGCACGAGGTCGTCAAGAGCCTGGTCGACTCGACCAAGGCCGCCGAGCAGGACGGCCGCTGGCTGGCGTTCGCGGCCACCGAGCCGTTCCCCAAGGACACCCACGTCGAGGTCACGGTCGGCCCGGGCACGCCGTCGGCCGAGGGCCCCAACCGCACCACCGATCGCCAGGCCTTCAGCTTCGACACGTACCCGCCGCTCAAGATCGTGCGCGCCGAGTGCGGCTGGGGCGAGTGCCCGCCGGGCGCGCCGTTCCAGATCGAGTTCAACAACCCGCTCGAGGTCGATCGCTTCGACGCGGCGCAGGTCGTGACGACGCCGGCGATCGCGCGCGCGGCGGTGACCGCCAACGGCAACTACGTCATGGTCCAGGGCCTCACCGCCGGCCAGACCGCGTACCAGACCGTGGTGTCGGGCGGCGTGCTCGACCGCTTCGGGCAGACGCTGGGCAAGGACGCCGAGCTGCGGTGGAAGACCGGCAAGGCCTACCTGAACTTCTACGGCCCGTCGGGCCTGGTCGTGCTCGATCCCGCGCGCGCGCGCCGACGCTCGACGTGTTCACGACCAACTACGACGGGCTCAAGGTCGCGCTCTACGCGGTCGCGCCGTCGGACTACGCCGCGTTCGGCAAGTACATGA
- a CDS encoding SAM-dependent methyltransferase: MTAARRPAGWIAPGPAPAGARGRPELAPGPDEDLSYLAGDWRLFQKRTGHRWSLDDLMTAWVATRGRDPAAAVRALDLGCGQASVLLLVAWRLPRADVTGVEAQADRAALGRRSIAYDGVDARCRIVDGDLRTDAAALGGGFDLVTGTPPYFPRGTGVESAKPHAAPCRFELRGGVEDYLAAAAAAVAPAGAVVVCTSTLERARVTAGAAAAGLHVHAHWEIVPRTDKPPLVAIDVLGSAAGDRADHTLTVRDRAGAWTPEFRAVRVAMGMPDTPPGARP, encoded by the coding sequence GTGACCGCGGCCCGTCGCCCCGCCGGCTGGATCGCGCCGGGGCCGGCGCCGGCCGGCGCCCGCGGTCGGCCCGAGCTGGCGCCCGGCCCCGATGAGGATCTGTCGTATCTGGCCGGCGACTGGCGCCTGTTCCAGAAGCGCACCGGCCACCGCTGGAGCCTCGACGATCTGATGACGGCGTGGGTGGCGACGCGCGGGCGCGACCCCGCCGCGGCGGTGCGCGCGCTCGACCTCGGCTGTGGCCAGGCCAGCGTGCTGTTGCTGGTGGCGTGGCGGCTGCCCCGCGCCGACGTCACCGGCGTCGAGGCCCAGGCCGATCGCGCGGCCCTGGGCCGACGCTCGATCGCCTACGACGGCGTCGATGCTCGGTGCCGGATCGTCGACGGCGACCTCCGGACCGACGCGGCGGCGCTGGGCGGCGGCTTCGACCTCGTGACGGGGACCCCGCCGTACTTCCCGCGCGGCACCGGCGTCGAGTCGGCCAAGCCCCACGCGGCGCCGTGTCGGTTCGAGCTGCGCGGCGGCGTCGAGGACTACCTCGCGGCCGCGGCCGCCGCGGTGGCGCCGGCCGGTGCGGTCGTCGTGTGCACGTCGACCCTCGAGCGCGCGCGCGTCACCGCCGGCGCGGCCGCGGCCGGGCTGCACGTCCACGCGCACTGGGAGATCGTGCCGCGCACCGACAAGCCGCCGCTGGTGGCGATCGACGTCCTCGGCTCCGCCGCGGGCGACCGCGCCGACCACACGTTGACCGTGCGCGATCGCGCCGGCGCGTGGACGCCCGAGTTTCGCGCCGTCCGGGTCGCGATGGGCATGCCCGACACGCCACCTGGAGCCCGACCATGA
- a CDS encoding baseplate assembly protein yields MDPDLAAQLLDWVKSRYFGKYRGTVVDNDDQACKRGRLKVTVPAVLDTLEVWAAPCVPYAGAQVGLFAMPPVGAGVWVEFEGGDPSYPIWVGCFWGDNQAPQGGDPKIKMWKTDAITLTLDDNGDEARLENSSSASVTLTADVVTEAGQGKHTVASSAVTSECGGKGKLEVQVASVRVNSGTFEVT; encoded by the coding sequence ATGGATCCGGACCTGGCCGCACAGCTCCTCGACTGGGTGAAGAGCCGGTACTTCGGCAAGTACCGGGGCACCGTCGTCGACAACGACGACCAGGCGTGCAAGCGCGGGCGGCTCAAGGTCACCGTGCCCGCGGTGCTCGACACGCTCGAGGTGTGGGCGGCGCCGTGCGTGCCCTACGCCGGCGCCCAGGTCGGGCTGTTCGCGATGCCGCCGGTGGGCGCGGGCGTGTGGGTCGAGTTCGAGGGCGGCGACCCGTCGTACCCGATCTGGGTCGGGTGCTTCTGGGGCGACAACCAGGCGCCGCAGGGCGGCGACCCGAAGATCAAGATGTGGAAGACCGACGCGATCACGCTGACGCTCGACGACAACGGCGACGAGGCCCGCCTCGAGAACTCGTCGAGCGCGAGCGTCACGCTGACCGCCGACGTCGTGACCGAGGCCGGGCAGGGCAAGCACACCGTGGCCTCGAGCGCGGTCACGAGCGAGTGCGGCGGCAAGGGCAAGCTCGAGGTGCAGGTGGCCTCGGTCCGCGTCAACAGCGGCACGTTCGAGGTGACCTGA
- a CDS encoding SDR family oxidoreductase: protein MNDKIVMITGASAGIGAALAEEVGRRGGTPVLLARRADALAAAAGRAGPRAHAIVADVTRRADLERAVAETVARFGHLDVLVNNAGRGITRPASEVTDDDLDEMWLINVKAVMYGVQAALPHFRARGRGHIVNVSSVLGRIPLFGPRAAYSAAKHALNALTANLRVELRAASPDLHVTLVLPGVVATEFGANARHGGVDSRAIPGAQPVAEVATVIADAIDRPCAEVYTRPEYKAQVAAYYAAPDLAEVEARPPFVTPPRP, encoded by the coding sequence ATGAACGACAAGATCGTCATGATCACCGGGGCCAGCGCCGGCATCGGGGCGGCGCTCGCCGAGGAGGTCGGTCGCCGGGGCGGCACGCCGGTGCTGCTGGCGCGCCGGGCCGACGCCCTGGCCGCGGCCGCCGGCCGGGCCGGGCCCCGGGCCCACGCCATCGTCGCCGACGTCACCCGCCGCGCCGACCTCGAGCGGGCCGTGGCCGAGACCGTGGCGCGGTTCGGCCACCTCGACGTGCTGGTCAACAACGCCGGGCGCGGCATCACCCGGCCGGCGTCCGAGGTCACCGACGACGACCTCGACGAGATGTGGCTGATCAACGTCAAGGCGGTGATGTACGGTGTGCAGGCGGCGCTGCCGCACTTCCGCGCGCGCGGCCGCGGCCACATCGTCAACGTGTCGTCGGTGCTCGGCCGCATCCCGCTGTTCGGCCCGCGCGCGGCCTACAGCGCCGCCAAGCACGCGCTCAACGCGCTCACGGCCAACCTGCGCGTCGAGCTGCGCGCGGCGTCGCCCGACCTGCACGTGACCCTGGTCCTGCCGGGCGTGGTCGCGACCGAGTTCGGCGCCAACGCTCGCCACGGCGGCGTCGACTCGCGCGCGATCCCCGGCGCCCAGCCGGTGGCCGAGGTGGCGACGGTGATCGCCGACGCGATCGACCGGCCGTGCGCCGAGGTCTACACCCGCCCCGAGTACAAGGCCCAGGTCGCGGCCTACTACGCCGCGCCCGACCTGGCCGAGGTCGAGGCCCGGCCCCCGTTCGTCACGCCGCCGCGGCCGTGA
- a CDS encoding GPW/gp25 family protein encodes MREIFHSIRFPVAVDRGLGKLSDEDRYAGHVDQLIRQVLLTNPGERINMPEFGCGLRRMVFAPNNPAAANLLKVTILQALDQWLGTVVKVEDAEVGAIEETLTVKLRYVLLARQERRYLNLEVAL; translated from the coding sequence ATGCGCGAGATCTTCCACAGCATCCGCTTCCCGGTCGCGGTCGACCGCGGCCTGGGCAAGCTGTCCGACGAGGATCGCTACGCCGGCCACGTCGATCAGCTCATCCGCCAGGTGCTGCTCACCAACCCCGGCGAGCGCATCAACATGCCCGAGTTCGGGTGCGGCCTGCGGCGCATGGTGTTCGCGCCCAACAACCCGGCGGCGGCGAACCTGCTCAAGGTCACGATCCTGCAGGCGCTCGATCAGTGGCTGGGCACGGTGGTGAAGGTCGAGGACGCCGAGGTCGGGGCGATCGAGGAGACGCTGACGGTCAAGCTGCGCTACGTGCTGCTGGCCCGCCAGGAGCGCCGCTACCTCAACCTGGAGGTCGCGCTGTAA
- a CDS encoding SIMPL domain-containing protein, translated as MTRTRALALAFSLALLPLAATACNHPAPSVVVRAGSGDRAAGLTATGTATIGVSPDCADLTLTISREAPDARDAIAQVRERQTALVAALKQLGLADADVTLAHLGVDPVYDYTAGRSVLRGYRAHTTITATTRAFDQIAPLMETAADAGATEMSSRFRRSDLEALKKDVRAKAIAAARAKAQETAAALGVRLGAVTAVAEANQSFLFSNEYFPSSGAGAAALGGDLQPLTIDIVVTYDLT; from the coding sequence GTGACCCGCACCCGCGCCCTCGCCCTCGCCTTCTCCCTCGCCCTGCTGCCGCTGGCGGCCACCGCCTGCAACCACCCGGCGCCCAGCGTCGTCGTCCGCGCCGGCTCCGGCGATCGCGCCGCCGGGCTCACCGCCACCGGCACCGCCACCATCGGCGTCAGCCCCGACTGCGCCGATCTGACGTTGACGATCAGCCGCGAGGCGCCCGACGCCCGCGACGCGATCGCCCAGGTGCGCGAGCGCCAGACCGCGCTCGTCGCCGCGCTCAAGCAGCTCGGCCTCGCCGACGCCGACGTCACGCTGGCGCACCTCGGCGTCGACCCGGTCTACGACTACACCGCCGGCCGCAGCGTGCTGCGCGGCTACCGCGCCCACACCACGATCACCGCGACCACGCGCGCCTTCGACCAGATCGCGCCGCTGATGGAGACCGCCGCGGACGCGGGCGCGACCGAGATGAGCAGCCGGTTCCGGCGCTCCGATCTCGAGGCGCTCAAGAAGGACGTCCGCGCCAAGGCCATCGCCGCCGCCCGGGCCAAGGCGCAGGAGACCGCCGCCGCGCTCGGCGTCCGGCTCGGCGCCGTCACCGCCGTCGCCGAGGCCAACCAGAGCTTCCTGTTCTCCAACGAGTACTTCCCGTCGAGCGGCGCCGGCGCCGCCGCGCTCGGCGGCGACCTGCAGCCGCTGACGATCGACATCGTCGTGACCTACGACCTGACCTGA
- a CDS encoding DEAD/DEAH box helicase, whose amino-acid sequence MPFTQAHPGLQAALTARAYAAPTPVQAAILDPEARERDLLVSAQTGSGKTVAFGLALASTLLGEATKFAQGPVQALVIAPTRELALQVQRELVWLYANTGARIVSCVGGMDPRREAYLLREGAHIVVGTPGRLRDHVDRGNVTFGEVKAVVLDEADEMLDLGFREDIEALLDLTPATRRTLLFSATLPREIQALAKRYQKDAARIATVDEREPHVDIDYQAMLISPRERELAVVNVLRFVDAGGALVFCATRDGVTHLAANLNERGFAVVALSGELSQAERTRALQSLRDGRARVCIATDVAARGLDLPDLGLVVHADLPQNGQVLLHRSGRTGRAGKKGQAIVLVPVPARSHATRMFSTAGVRPRWVTPPTADQIRAGDGTRLLAELQAMVGDASDDERAAAAALAAERSALDLATVLVRWHRARLPAPEELSVIAPPAAKQRPNQRERPAFVPRAGAGGPPVWFRIDVGRLRNADPRWLIPVICTRGGITKAEIGSIRVLPRETRFEISGAAVEHFERTAARAPKEHPDRTVRTARIDRAVFDEFEGADRGPPRGPAPRRPPPRGTKARRRDSELVPSFWSSTGPRAGSLASWVVVGGARRGVPVEAPTWSGTKSPISESPCTGLGSVTNPLRLRATRACGSRRR is encoded by the coding sequence ATGCCGTTCACCCAGGCCCACCCAGGGCTCCAGGCCGCGCTCACCGCAAGGGCCTACGCTGCGCCGACCCCGGTGCAGGCCGCGATCCTCGATCCCGAGGCGCGCGAGCGCGATCTCCTGGTGTCGGCGCAGACGGGCTCCGGCAAGACCGTGGCGTTCGGCCTGGCCCTCGCGAGCACGCTGCTGGGCGAGGCGACGAAGTTCGCCCAGGGCCCGGTGCAGGCGCTGGTGATCGCGCCGACCCGCGAGCTGGCGCTGCAGGTGCAGCGCGAGCTGGTGTGGCTCTACGCCAACACCGGCGCGCGCATCGTCTCGTGCGTCGGCGGCATGGATCCTCGGCGCGAGGCCTACCTGCTGCGCGAGGGCGCGCACATCGTCGTCGGCACGCCCGGGCGCCTGCGCGATCACGTCGATCGCGGCAACGTCACGTTCGGCGAGGTCAAGGCGGTCGTCCTCGATGAGGCCGACGAGATGCTCGATCTCGGGTTCCGCGAGGACATCGAGGCGCTGCTCGACCTGACCCCGGCCACGCGCCGGACGCTGTTGTTCTCGGCGACCCTGCCGCGCGAGATCCAGGCGCTGGCCAAGCGCTACCAGAAGGACGCGGCGCGGATCGCCACCGTCGACGAGCGCGAGCCCCACGTCGACATCGACTACCAGGCGATGCTGATCTCGCCGCGCGAGCGCGAGCTGGCGGTGGTCAACGTGCTGAGGTTCGTCGACGCCGGCGGCGCGCTGGTGTTCTGTGCGACCCGCGACGGCGTCACCCACCTGGCCGCGAACCTCAACGAGCGCGGCTTCGCGGTCGTGGCGCTGTCGGGCGAGCTGTCCCAGGCCGAGCGCACGCGCGCGCTGCAGTCGCTGCGCGACGGGCGCGCCCGGGTGTGCATCGCCACCGACGTGGCGGCGCGCGGGCTCGACCTGCCCGACCTCGGGCTGGTGGTCCACGCCGACCTGCCGCAGAACGGCCAGGTGCTCCTGCACCGCAGCGGCCGCACCGGCCGCGCCGGCAAGAAGGGCCAGGCGATCGTGCTGGTGCCGGTGCCGGCGCGCAGCCACGCCACGCGCATGTTCTCGACCGCCGGCGTGCGCCCGCGCTGGGTCACGCCGCCGACCGCCGATCAGATCCGCGCCGGCGACGGCACGCGGCTCCTGGCCGAGCTCCAGGCGATGGTTGGCGACGCCTCCGACGACGAGCGGGCCGCCGCCGCGGCCCTGGCCGCCGAGCGCAGCGCGCTGGATCTGGCGACGGTGCTGGTGCGCTGGCACCGGGCGCGGTTGCCGGCGCCCGAGGAGCTATCGGTGATCGCCCCGCCGGCGGCCAAGCAGCGGCCCAACCAGCGCGAGCGTCCGGCGTTCGTGCCGCGCGCCGGCGCCGGCGGTCCGCCGGTGTGGTTCCGGATCGACGTCGGCCGCCTGCGCAACGCCGATCCGCGCTGGCTGATCCCCGTGATCTGCACCCGCGGCGGCATCACCAAGGCCGAGATCGGTTCGATCCGCGTGCTGCCGCGCGAGACCCGGTTCGAGATCAGCGGCGCGGCCGTCGAGCACTTCGAGCGCACCGCGGCGCGCGCGCCCAAGGAGCACCCCGATCGCACGGTCCGCACCGCGCGGATCGATCGCGCGGTGTTCGACGAGTTCGAGGGCGCTGATCGTGGACCGCCGCGCGGCCCGGCCCCGCGCCGGCCGCCGCCGCGCGGTACTAAGGCACGGCGCCGAGACTCGGAGCTCGTACCTTCTTTCTGGTCGAGCACCGGTCCACGCGCCGGGAGTCTCGCGTCGTGGGTGGTCGTGGGTGGGGCCCGTCGGGGCGTGCCCGTCGAGGCGCCGACCTGGTCCGGAACGAAGTCACCAATCTCCGAGTCCCCCTGCACCGGCCTGGGTTCGGTGACGAACCCGCTGAGGCTCAGGGCGACGCGAGCTTGCGGAAGCCGCCGCCGTTGA